CTCAGCGTACCATTTTGGAACAAAAATTAAAGACCGAGATCAAAACGTTCAAAGGCAAAGTAGTTTTCATTCAGGGGATTATTGAAGCGAATCAAAAAAAGGAACGAAAGCGCAATGTGGTTTACTACAATTTTATGACTTCTGAAGAAGTGGAAAGAACTTTTAACAAAAGTAAAGTGGTACTGTGCCGCTCGGGTTATACTACCGTGATGGATTTGGCTAAACTAAAGAAAAAAGCCTTTTTTATCCCAACGCCGGGACAATTTGAACAAGAATATTTGGCTAAAAAATTAAAGCAAGATGGGTTTGTGCCTTATGCCAAACAAGATGATTTTAAAATTGAAAACTTGCTTCAGGTAGAACTGTTTAATGGTTTACCGCAACTCCGAAAAGATGTAAACTGGGAGGAGTTATTTATACTTTTCGAGCGTGAATGAAAACTCAGACCCTTTCCCGAATTCACTTTCTACATAAATTTTTTCGCCGTGCGCCTCTATGATGTGCTTAACAATGGACAATCCTAAACCTGACCCTCCTTCACTTCGCGCCCCGCTTTTATCCACTCTGAAAAAGCGTTCAAACAAACGAGGAATGTATTGCTTCTCGATGCCTTCGCCGTTATCGCGGAATCGGACGATAATTTTGTCGTTAACTAAATCTTCAATCGTCACTTCGGTCGTGCCGTTTTCTTTGCCGTATTTGATGGAGTTCATCACCAAATTGGTCAGTACCTGCTGAATCTTTTCCTGATCGGCAAATACCTTTATCGGTTTGTTATACTTACGGTCGAACATAAGAATGATATTCTTTTTATCGGCTTTCATTTCCAATAAATCAAAGACATTCTGAATCAATTCCACGATATTGAACTTAGACAATTCGAGGTTTACGTCGCCGATTTCCAATTTTGAAATCATGTCCAAATCTTCCACTATGTAGATTAATCGTTCTACGCCTTTTTCGGCACGCTCTAAATACTTTTTGCGGACATTTTTATCATTCATCGCCCCATCAAGCAAAGTAGAAAGGTAACCTTGAACCGTAAACAAAGGGGTTTTCAATTCGTGGGAAACATTGCCCAAAAACTCCCGGCGGTATTCTTCACGCACTTTGAGGGTTTCGATTTCCATTTTCTTATCCGTAGCAAACTTTTTAACTTGTTTGGTTAACGTTGCCATGTCAGTGGTTATGGGTTGGTTTCTGAAAGAAGTAGATTCCAGGAGAGAAACGTCATCATAAATCTTTTTCACCCTACGGTAAATGAATCGTTCTACCCGGTATTGAATCACAAAAAAAGAAAATACTGCCATGGATAGGGCGAAAACCAATAGGATTGGCCATGAAAATTCATGAAAAAACCAAAGCAATAATCCAAGAAAACCGGTAGCAAAAAGGGTAATATAAGAAGTCGAAACTACCGCAAACGTATATGTTTTCTTGAATTTAATTTTCATTTATACTTCCAGTTTGTAACCAACACCTTTGATGGTTTTAAATAAATCTTCGCCTATTTTTTCGCGCAATTTACGAATATGTACATCAATCGTTCTTCCGCCAACGATAACTTCGTTGCCCCAGACTTTATCTAAAATTTCTTCGCGTTTGAATACTTTTCCCGGTTTGGAAGCCAAGAGATAGAACAACTCAAATTCTTTTCTCGGAAGTACAATTTCTACGCCTTCCTTGATGATTTTATATTCTTCTCTGTTGATTTCTATGCCCCCCACGTTTAGTGTTTCTGAAGTACTTTCGTCACTCTTTAAACGACGCAATAAGGCTTTTACTTTGCTTACCAATAATTTGGGTTTGATGGGTTTTGTGATATAATCATCAGCACCGGCGTCAAAACCGGCCACTTGGGAATAGTCTTCGCTTCTTGCCGTTAGAAACGTTATGATAACATTACTCAATTCGGGTAATTTTCTAATGTTTTCGCAGGCTTCCATGCCGTCCATTTCGGGCATCATTACATCCATAATAATGAGTTGTGGCAGTTCTTTTTTGGCTTTGACAATGGCTTCTTTACCATTGGTGGCGGTCACAATCTGATAGCCTTCTTGGGAAAGATTATACCCCACAATTTCCAGGATATCCTGTTCATCATCTACCAATAAAATCTTAATGTCTTTTTTTTTCATAACGGACACACTTGTTTTTGTGGATGTAAATGTAAAGATAATACAAAATGCTTGTACAAAACGAAACCCGAGTTAACGGTAATTTAATATGTTAACAATTTGGTAATAGTTATCGAACAAAATGGTAATAATGGAGTAACATGACCTTTACACAGTGGTGGTTTCTTTGCACCAAAATTAAACAACACTGAAATGAAATTTAAATTAATTGTTACTTTTTTATTCCTGAATGTTATTGGTTTTGCCCAAAGTAAAGGCACTGTTACCGGAACATTAACCGATAAAGAACTCAATAATGAACCGTTGCCGTTTGCCAATGTGGTTATAAAAGGAACGCCGATAGCAGTTGTGACCAATGAAACCGGAAAGTATTCGATAAGCGTTGAAGCCGGAACCTATACTATCCAATTCAGTTTTTTGGGTTATGAAAATATCGAAGAAAAAATAGAAGTAAAAGCCGGAGAAACCATTACGCTAAATAAAGCATTGGGTTCGGGAAGCTATCAGTTACAAGATGTAGTGATTCAAAACACCACCAGCCGCGAAAAAGAAACCGCCTTGCTTTTGGACCAGAAAAAAGCAGTAGAAATGAAACAAAGCATTGGGGCTCAGGAAATGTCGCGAAAAGGGGTTAGCGATGTGGAAGAAGGATTGACCAAAATTACCGGTATTACCAAAGTAGGTTCACGTGGTTTATTCGTCCGAGGTTTGGAAGACCGTTATAATAATTTATTGATTAACAATTTGGCGGTACCTTCCAACAATCCGTTTAAGAAGATCATTCCGTTGGATTTGATACCGACCGATGTGGTGAGTATTATTGAAACCTACAAAACATTTAATCCCAACATTTATGGCGACTTTGCCGGAGCTACTTTCAACTTAGTGACTTTGACTAAACCAACGAAGAGCATTACTAAAGTAACTATTGGCGCAGGTTTTACCACCAACAACAACCTAAGCGATTTTTATTCGTCAACCAGTACCAACACTACCAAAGGGTTCTTTGGATTTAATGGTAGCGACCGTGATTTGCCCTCGGCTTTTGGCACTAAACCTTATCCGCCGGTAACTTTGAGTACTAACGCTGCGGTTAATGCTTTTAAAAATGGTTTTGAAATTGAGAAAAGTACAAGTCCGTTGAATACCAGCATTGGATTTTTGCATGCCGAGAAGTTCACTATCAAAGACGCTAAATTCAGTTATTTGCTTTCATTGAATTTTGACAATTCCTATCAGTTCAGAACCGGAGCAGACAGAACCCTGCAACCCGGAAACTCTATTGAATACTCCAATAATTTTCAGAAAACCACTTACGATTATAAGACCAATATTTCCACTATCATTGGTTTAAATTATAGCACGGACCGATTGAACTTATCCTCAACTTTATTGTATTTGAAATCGACTGATAGTCAGATTCAGGATCAATTGGGTTATCAGAACAATCAAAAGGATGTTACTAATTTCTTAATCCGAACCAATCAGTTAGACGAATCAGATTATTTGAACGGACAATTGTTTGGGGAGTATCAATTGACTTCTGACAAAAACCACAGTGTAAAAGGCGGAGTATCTTTGGCCAAAACAGCGTACAACCAACCCGATAGAAATTCTTATACCGGTTCACAAGTTTCTGAAACCGAAATCAACACCAGTTACGGCGGGAATAACTTCTTGAGACAATACCTTGACATCAACAGCAAAATATTTACTTCGGCCTTTTTAGAATACAATTTCAAATTTGGAAAAGACCATAAAGTGTCGGTTGGGTATAATGGCAATCACAATTTTACGGTGTCTAAATATCGCTTTATACAAACCATTAAAAACTTCAGTGGCAATTCGAATATTGTCATTAATCCGTTTGAGGTTGACAGCCAAATCACAGCTGATTTATTGGATTATGAAATTTCTTTTCAGGAATCGAGTAATGCCAACTGGAAGGCCAAATTAGAAGAAACCATTAATGCCGGATATGCTAATTTGTTTTATAAATTTTCTGAGAAGTTTGACATCAATGCCGGAATCCGTTTTGAAAACTACGACCGTTTGACCAAGTTTAAAGGAATTGGCAGTTGGGATCAAAACTATAAGAAAGTAAAAAGCAAAGAAACTTACTTTTTGCCATCAGTTAATGCGAAATACAGCCTGAACGACAAATCTAATCTTCGTTTTGCCTCGTCCTTAACCTATACTAAGCCTGTAGTGATGGAAGCTTTCCCGATTTCAATTGTAAATCCTGACGGCACTGTTTACCAAGGAAATCAAAATTTGGAAAACAGTAAAAACATCAATGTGGATGTTAAATATGAAGTGTTCCCGACGGCTAAGGAAATGTTTGCCGTTGGTTTATTCGGAAAAAGTATTGACAAACCTATTGAACGTACTTTTATTGCCAATCCGGGAGCGACAATTTTATCTTTTTTGAATTCGGATAAAGCTACTTTATATGGAGTTGAGGCCGAAGTGATTTTAGATTTATCGAGAGTTTCATCATCCTTAAAAGATTTTTCATGGGGCTTCAACACTTCGATTATGCAAACTAAGGTAAGTGTTCCGGATATAGCTGTGGGACCTTCGGGACCAAGTCAAAGTTTGGAAACGCATAAGAACCGAGAATTGCAGGGAGCCTCAAAATGGTTAATTAA
Above is a genomic segment from Flavobacterium phycosphaerae containing:
- a CDS encoding sensor histidine kinase, with product MKIKFKKTYTFAVVSTSYITLFATGFLGLLLWFFHEFSWPILLVFALSMAVFSFFVIQYRVERFIYRRVKKIYDDVSLLESTSFRNQPITTDMATLTKQVKKFATDKKMEIETLKVREEYRREFLGNVSHELKTPLFTVQGYLSTLLDGAMNDKNVRKKYLERAEKGVERLIYIVEDLDMISKLEIGDVNLELSKFNIVELIQNVFDLLEMKADKKNIILMFDRKYNKPIKVFADQEKIQQVLTNLVMNSIKYGKENGTTEVTIEDLVNDKIIVRFRDNGEGIEKQYIPRLFERFFRVDKSGARSEGGSGLGLSIVKHIIEAHGEKIYVESEFGKGSEFSFTLEKYK
- a CDS encoding response regulator transcription factor — translated: MKKKDIKILLVDDEQDILEIVGYNLSQEGYQIVTATNGKEAIVKAKKELPQLIIMDVMMPEMDGMEACENIRKLPELSNVIITFLTARSEDYSQVAGFDAGADDYITKPIKPKLLVSKVKALLRRLKSDESTSETLNVGGIEINREEYKIIKEGVEIVLPRKEFELFYLLASKPGKVFKREEILDKVWGNEVIVGGRTIDVHIRKLREKIGEDLFKTIKGVGYKLEV
- a CDS encoding TonB-dependent receptor gives rise to the protein MKFKLIVTFLFLNVIGFAQSKGTVTGTLTDKELNNEPLPFANVVIKGTPIAVVTNETGKYSISVEAGTYTIQFSFLGYENIEEKIEVKAGETITLNKALGSGSYQLQDVVIQNTTSREKETALLLDQKKAVEMKQSIGAQEMSRKGVSDVEEGLTKITGITKVGSRGLFVRGLEDRYNNLLINNLAVPSNNPFKKIIPLDLIPTDVVSIIETYKTFNPNIYGDFAGATFNLVTLTKPTKSITKVTIGAGFTTNNNLSDFYSSTSTNTTKGFFGFNGSDRDLPSAFGTKPYPPVTLSTNAAVNAFKNGFEIEKSTSPLNTSIGFLHAEKFTIKDAKFSYLLSLNFDNSYQFRTGADRTLQPGNSIEYSNNFQKTTYDYKTNISTIIGLNYSTDRLNLSSTLLYLKSTDSQIQDQLGYQNNQKDVTNFLIRTNQLDESDYLNGQLFGEYQLTSDKNHSVKGGVSLAKTAYNQPDRNSYTGSQVSETEINTSYGGNNFLRQYLDINSKIFTSAFLEYNFKFGKDHKVSVGYNGNHNFTVSKYRFIQTIKNFSGNSNIVINPFEVDSQITADLLDYEISFQESSNANWKAKLEETINAGYANLFYKFSEKFDINAGIRFENYDRLTKFKGIGSWDQNYKKVKSKETYFLPSVNAKYSLNDKSNLRFASSLTYTKPVVMEAFPISIVNPDGTVYQGNQNLENSKNINVDVKYEVFPTAKEMFAVGLFGKSIDKPIERTFIANPGATILSFLNSDKATLYGVEAEVILDLSRVSSSLKDFSWGFNTSIMQTKVSVPDIAVGPSGPSQSLETHKNRELQGASKWLINSDLKYQFDLNKNWSNTISAVYSVFGKRIYSVGTARIDHIYELPVSKLDIVWTSKISEHFDLKLSADNILNPATKLELGKNSKDTFIENSRIIQDYKKGVGFSFSLGYTF